AATTGATAAAAAATACCCAATGAATGAACATACGCCGTATCGTCATAATGAGATACGGCGTATGTTATGATGAATGACGTTTCGAAAAACGTTTAAACAGATTCGTTATTCGAGCAAAGATAGCAATTTTTTCCCCAAGTATTTTTTCTGCTAAGTGAGAACGATACACCAAATATACATACACCATCATGCCTACAGCGGCACCAAATAACGCTTTAAATGTTAAATGATCATATGTAGAACTAAAGGTACGATTAAATATCGATATCATTCCAATCACAACAGAGACCATGATTGCGGTAAATAATAATACTAAAAATGAACGCTTCAGTACTAGTCTTTTCGGGAAGTAAGCAAAACGTTGTAGGATGAATACATTCAATCCAATCGCAAAGGAATAACCGATAGCTGTTGCAAAAATAGAGCCTGTTGCTCCGAATAGTTTTAAAAATGGCACATTCAAGATTAGTTTGAACAACAACCCACCTGATAAACTAGCCATGACATATTTTTGTTTGTTAATGCCTTGAAGAAGTGCTGTTGAAACACTATAAAGGGCGAGTAAAATGGCAACAGGAGCATAATATTTCAACATTTCTCCGCCAATCACAACATCTGCTTTTCCAAATAATAAGCCATAAATTTCAGTAGATAAAGAAAAAATACCAAATGCCATTGGAACAGTTAAAAAGATAGTAATTTGTAATGATTGTGAAATGAGTTTTTGCAATTCCATTTGTTTTTTTCCAACAAATGCTTCTGTAATAACGGGAATAAGTGATAAAGACAACGCAGTTGCAAAAGAAACTGGAATCATCACAATCTTTTGGGAATACGTATTTAATGCTCCAAATGCAACTTCTGCATCTTGTAACGAATAGCCAACGTTCATTAACGTTCGGTTAAATGTAAACTGATCAATCAATTGGTAAAGTGGCATGGAAATCCCAACAAAAACAAATGGAATCGCATATGTAATTAATTCTTTATACATCGCTTTTAAAGAAATATCAGAAGAAACCGTTTGTTTTTTTATTTTTTGCTGCACCGTCGGACGATGTGATACGTAATATCCAATTAAAATAAACATACTAGCAATGGCGCCAAGAAAAGCAGCAAATGTAGCAAACCCTACTGCTGATTCAATCGTTCCATGCCATACATAAATAATTAAATAACTTCCTAGTAAAATGGAAACAATTCGAACAATCTGTTCAACGACTGTAGAAATAGCTGTCGGTTTCATCGTTTGAAACCCTTGGAAGTACCCGCGAATTAAACTCATTGGTGGAATAATGACTAACGCAACACTCACCATTTGCATCACAAACACAACATCGTCTATCGAACTTCCTGTTTTATCCCCTGAACCAATAACGTATGGTGCGATATATTTGGCGCCAAATAATAAGGAAAAACACGCGATGAAACCAGTGATTGTCATTACTACTAAACCAGAACGAAATAGCTTTTGACTCGTTTTAAAGTCCCCTAATTCATTATATTTCGCCACAAATTTTGACACACCGAGCGGAATTCCAATCGTGGAAAGACTGATTAAAATCATATACGGAATGTAAGCATATGAATATAATGCAGCGCCTTGTGCCCCGACTAAATAATTAAATGGTATAATATAAATCATTCCTAAAAATTTAGATAGGAACGTCGCTACTGTCATAATGACAGTACCTTTTATAAATTTTGAAGACATGTTGCTCCTCCTATACTCTTCAACTGAAGAGTTACAAAACTCTTTCTACTTATTATGACGTTTTCATATATGATTTCGTTTATCAAAGTTATCTACTTCTTGCCAACAATATTAGAATATTGAAGGAAGATTTATTAAATACGTAAATTCTATTTTAATCCTTTTTGAGATAAAAACCAAACATAAAATTCGTGTACAGACGAAAGAAAGCGAGGATATTAAATGTACGATTGTATCATCATTGGTGGTGGTCCTTCTGGGTTAATGGCTGCCATTAGTTGTGCTGAACAAAAAAATCGAGTATTGCTTATTGATAAAGGAAATAAATTAGGAAGAAAGTTAGCGATATCGGGTGGTGGGCGTTGTAATGTAACGAATCGAATGCCTGTTGAGGAGTTAATTAAAATGATTCCTGGAAATGGGCGCTTTTTATTTAGTGCCTTTTCTATTTTTAATAATGAAGATATTATTCGCTTTTTTGAATCGCTCGGGGTGAAGTTAAAAGAAGAAGATAACGGACGAATGTTCCCTGTTAGCAACGATGCGCAATCTGTTGTACAAGCATTGCTTAACAAGCTCCAAAAACTAGGAGTAGAAATAAAAACAAATGCACCCGTAGAAACGATTGAATACGATAAAACAACGGTCAAAGGCGTGTCTTTAAAAGATGGGACATTTTTAAAAACGAAAAATATCATTATAGCGGCAGGAGGGAAATCTGTTCCGTATACCGGTTCAGAAGGCGATGCATACCCTTGGGCGGAAAAAGCTGGTCATACGATTACAGAACTTTTCCCAACGGAAGTGCCGATTGTCTCGAACGAAACTTTTATTCAAAACAAAACATTACAAGGACTTTCTCTTCGCGATGTTTCTTTATCCGTCTTAAATAAAAAAGGAAAAACAATCATCCATCATCGAGGGGATATGATTTTCACTCACTTTGGTATATCTGGTCCAATCAGTTTACGTTGTAGCCAATTTGTCGTAAAAGAATTACGAAAAACCAACACCGTAACAACGGAAATTGATTTGCTTCCAGATCAAACAGAAGAATTAATACGCCAACATATTGGACAACTTAGCGAAAAAGAACCGAAAAAAGCAATTAAAAAGGCGTTAAAAGGCTGGCTACCTGAACGAATGTTATTGTTTTTATTAGAAAAAGCAGAGATAGATGCTCAGTTACCAATGAATCAATGTTCCAAACAACAAGTACAGCATCTTATACAACTAGCGAAACACTTTTCTTTTTCCGTACATGGCACACTTTCTATTGAAAAAGCATTTGTAACAGGTGGCGGTGTATCGACAAAAGAAATTAATCCTAAAACAATGGAGTCTAAAATAAAAAAAGGGTTATATTTTTGTGGAGAGGTACTAGATATTCACGGATACACCGGTGGATATAATATTACTGCAGCGCTTGTTACTGGAAGAGTAGCTGGAATGAGTGCAGGGGTAAAGAATATAATAGATTAAGCTGAATTCATGTCACCTTAGTTCAAAAGTGGATTCGTCATTTCACAAACAATTTTCATCATTAGTGTTTTCACCCTTCCCTACTGATGATTAGATACACTTATCTATCTTTTATTATAAAGTATGGGGGCTCAGTCGAGGTAAGAGAAAAGAAAAATAAGGAAGGCGGTGAAAAAGAGATGCTTTTTCACCTCTGGAATCAGATGACTAGCCTCCCACATTGTCCAAAAATTTGACATAGGTCCTGTTTCTAAACTCTTTGTTCTCTTATCTGATGTGAATCATGATCATTAGTTTCTAAAAAGTATGAAAAACCAACGTTATAATCTAATAAACAAAATCCCAAAACTTCATTTTCATTCTTATAAAAACACTTTTGGATTGAATTAAATTCGCTAATGTTTCATCCATAAAATTTTTCATTTGTTCATGTTGTTCTTTTGAGAGTTTGTTCGTACTAAAACGCGCTTGTTGATTTATTTTTATTACTTGATTAAACTTTTCGGCATACTCCTTAGAATACATTTGTTCAATATCTTCTATATACCTATAAATCGAACCGCCTTTTCTAGATAATCCTGCATAATGTAATAAAGAAAGCGTATAATCAAATATTTTTGGAATGGAAACTTTATAATTATCATCTTCAAAACTGTTTTTCAAACGTCTTAATTCCATTCTTCTTTTCACAATATATAGGATAAAAGCCAAGAAAAGTAGTACTAAAATGATTGAACTGCCCATAATAACTTTTTTCCATGCTGGCATTTTTTCTTTTGGTTGTTGATTAGAAGTAGCATTAGGATATTGTGTATCATCCGTTATTTGTTGTTTCCCCTGCGTACCATTTTTTTGTTGTTCATCTCGAAAATCCCCTTGAGAACCATCTTTTTGTCCACGTGCATATTCACTTTCTCCATCCGTTTCACCTTGTGATTGTCCTGGATAATTTGATAAATCTGTTTGCTCCATTACCTGGTAATAAGGTGGAGTAACTTCAATTGGGATCCATCCAATGTTGTCAATATATATTTCAGTCCATGCATGAGCGTTAGTTCCATTGATCGTAATTGGTTCAAATTTTTCCTTATTTTTAATGTCTTTTGGGGTAATGAGATAACCTTCTACATACCGAG
The genomic region above belongs to Massilibacterium senegalense and contains:
- a CDS encoding putative polysaccharide biosynthesis protein; translation: MSSKFIKGTVIMTVATFLSKFLGMIYIIPFNYLVGAQGAALYSYAYIPYMILISLSTIGIPLGVSKFVAKYNELGDFKTSQKLFRSGLVVMTITGFIACFSLLFGAKYIAPYVIGSGDKTGSSIDDVVFVMQMVSVALVIIPPMSLIRGYFQGFQTMKPTAISTVVEQIVRIVSILLGSYLIIYVWHGTIESAVGFATFAAFLGAIASMFILIGYYVSHRPTVQQKIKKQTVSSDISLKAMYKELITYAIPFVFVGISMPLYQLIDQFTFNRTLMNVGYSLQDAEVAFGALNTYSQKIVMIPVSFATALSLSLIPVITEAFVGKKQMELQKLISQSLQITIFLTVPMAFGIFSLSTEIYGLLFGKADVVIGGEMLKYYAPVAILLALYSVSTALLQGINKQKYVMASLSGGLLFKLILNVPFLKLFGATGSIFATAIGYSFAIGLNVFILQRFAYFPKRLVLKRSFLVLLFTAIMVSVVIGMISIFNRTFSSTYDHLTFKALFGAAVGMMVYVYLVYRSHLAEKILGEKIAIFARITNLFKRFSKRHSS
- a CDS encoding BaiN/RdsA family NAD(P)/FAD-dependent oxidoreductase, which codes for MYDCIIIGGGPSGLMAAISCAEQKNRVLLIDKGNKLGRKLAISGGGRCNVTNRMPVEELIKMIPGNGRFLFSAFSIFNNEDIIRFFESLGVKLKEEDNGRMFPVSNDAQSVVQALLNKLQKLGVEIKTNAPVETIEYDKTTVKGVSLKDGTFLKTKNIIIAAGGKSVPYTGSEGDAYPWAEKAGHTITELFPTEVPIVSNETFIQNKTLQGLSLRDVSLSVLNKKGKTIIHHRGDMIFTHFGISGPISLRCSQFVVKELRKTNTVTTEIDLLPDQTEELIRQHIGQLSEKEPKKAIKKALKGWLPERMLLFLLEKAEIDAQLPMNQCSKQQVQHLIQLAKHFSFSVHGTLSIEKAFVTGGGVSTKEINPKTMESKIKKGLYFCGEVLDIHGYTGGYNITAALVTGRVAGMSAGVKNIID